The genomic DNA TCCAGCGGGGGTCAATTTCGAACTTCACACCTGCTCCCACGGGGAAAACGAGGGAGTAAACTGCATTATTGTTGTAGCCGGGATTGTTTACAGGCTCTTCCCCGTCGTTATTCAGATCCTTGACATACGATTTGGACAAAATGCCGGAAGCCCCTCCATACATGTATAAGAACAAGCGGTTATAGGCATTCACCATGCCCCTGCGGTTATAGATGCCCGGTGCAAACACATTTTCCCGGGTGCCCATGATATAATACTCGCCCCGGAACCCGTGTACCAGGGCGTGACTGGTAAATGAATAGTAGCGCCCGTGACTGCTGCCGGGTTCATCTTTCCCCCCGTACATGTAGTAACCCAGGTCCATGGAAACGGCCATTTTATTGGTGATCATAAAACGGGGATTAAGGCCGAAGCTGGGCCGGAATCCGTTAATCATATTGGCAAGGGGCTGGTTGGCCAGGCCAATATCTCCGTGGAAGGCGACCCCTGCCACGTACATATCCAGCTCATAGCGCCGCAGCTTCCAGCGCTGACCAAAGCTATCCACAGATGTAAAAAGCAGAAGCGCGATAATGGGGATCCATAGTTTGTTCTTCATGGCCAGGGAATTCGGGATACAAGCATAAAATTAATAAATATTTTTAATTACGCTTATCTGCCCCCCACATTAACTTATTCCGCAGGGTGCTGTAGAAGCTGATATTCTCGATCCGGATCATCTTCAGAGAGTATTCCGCTTTGCGGATCAGAACAGTGGCATCCACATCCAGATCGATGGTATGGGAGTCTATCGCCAGCTGGAACTGGGGATCGCGGGTATGAACCGACAGTTGCAATACAGCCGAGTCGGGCAACACCAGGGGACGAACAGTCAGGTTATGGGGCGCAATGGGGGAAAGCACAAAAGTATTGGATTCGGGAACCACGATGGGCCCCCCCACACTCAGGTTATAAGCGGTTGATCCGGTGGGCGTCGACAAAAGAAGACCGTCGGCCCAGTAGGAACTTAAAAATTCGTCGTTTATTTTCACATGGATGGTAATCAGCGATCCGGAGGTCTTGTAGATCCTGACCTCGTTCAGGGCCACCGACCTGTGTTTCAGATCCACTCCGGGCACCTCGACCCGGAGGAGCATCCGCTCCTCGATATCAAAACTCCCGCTGAAGACACTTTCCAGCGATTCCTCCATATTTTCCTGGGAGATGTATGAGAGAAAGCCCAGTCGTCCGATATTGACCCCCAGTACCGGGGTCCCGCTGTCACGAACCAGGTTCACCGTTTCCAGGAAGGTCCCATCGCCACCCAGTGAAAAGAGAAAATCAAGCCCTTCGGGCAGATCCTGATGACAGGTAAAGAGCCCGGCCACCCTGGGCCGGAGACCGGTCTTTTTCTGAAGAAACTCAAAGAGGGGTTCGTAGACCCATACATCTACATTGAGCATCAGGAACTTGCTGAATATCGTGGCAATATTCTCACGCGCATAGGAAGGAAAGGTCCTTCCAAAAACAGCAACCTTCATGGTCAGATATTGAGGTATTTCAACAGGACATCAAACCGCTCCTGGTAAAATTCATCCAGGTCCTCGCTGTCCAGATGAGACGAAACTACCATATAATTATAGCGGTC from Bacteroidales bacterium includes the following:
- a CDS encoding NAD kinase, producing the protein MKVAVFGRTFPSYARENIATIFSKFLMLNVDVWVYEPLFEFLQKKTGLRPRVAGLFTCHQDLPEGLDFLFSLGGDGTFLETVNLVRDSGTPVLGVNIGRLGFLSYISQENMEESLESVFSGSFDIEERMLLRVEVPGVDLKHRSVALNEVRIYKTSGSLITIHVKINDEFLSSYWADGLLLSTPTGSTAYNLSVGGPIVVPESNTFVLSPIAPHNLTVRPLVLPDSAVLQLSVHTRDPQFQLAIDSHTIDLDVDATVLIRKAEYSLKMIRIENISFYSTLRNKLMWGADKRN